The Phoenix dactylifera cultivar Barhee BC4 chromosome 12, palm_55x_up_171113_PBpolish2nd_filt_p, whole genome shotgun sequence genome has a window encoding:
- the LOC103705077 gene encoding uncharacterized protein LOC103705077 — protein MAMPWGLAVYIMNMVWMVLDGWISSCVTVADEIARALRAGDIGPFPVG, from the coding sequence ATGGCAATGCCATGGGGCTTGGCTGTGTACATAATGAACATGGTGTGGATGGTCCTTGATGGCTGGATCTCGTCGTGTGTGACGGTCGCCGACGAGATTGCCCGGGCACTCAGGGCCGGCGACATCGGCCCCTTCCCGGTCGGATGA